One part of the Streptococcus sp. oral taxon 431 genome encodes these proteins:
- a CDS encoding ABC transporter ATP-binding protein — protein MAYIEMKNSYKRYHTGDTEIVANRDVSFEIEKGELVIILGSSGAGKSTVLNILGGMDTNDEGQVWIDGTNISNFTSHQRTNYRRDDVGFVFQFYNLVSNLTAKENVELASEIVVDALDPEQVLKDVGLGHRLNNFPAQLSGGEQQRVSIARAVAKNPKILLCDEPTGALDYQTGKQVLKILQDMSRKKGATVIIVTHNASLAPIADRVIQMHDASVKSVDLNPQPQDIDDLEY, from the coding sequence ATGGCTTATATTGAAATGAAAAACAGCTATAAAAGGTATCATACTGGAGATACGGAAATCGTGGCCAATCGAGATGTCAGCTTCGAGATTGAAAAGGGAGAACTAGTCATTATCCTTGGGTCATCTGGTGCAGGGAAGTCAACAGTTTTAAATATTCTTGGTGGTATGGATACAAACGATGAAGGGCAAGTCTGGATTGATGGGACCAATATCTCGAATTTCACTTCTCATCAGAGAACTAACTATCGTAGAGATGACGTTGGCTTTGTCTTTCAGTTTTACAATTTGGTTTCTAACTTGACTGCTAAGGAAAATGTTGAGCTAGCTTCAGAAATTGTTGTCGATGCCTTGGATCCTGAGCAGGTTCTCAAGGATGTAGGCTTAGGTCACCGTCTCAATAACTTTCCAGCCCAGCTATCAGGTGGTGAGCAACAACGGGTCTCCATTGCTCGAGCTGTGGCTAAAAATCCTAAAATTCTCCTTTGTGATGAACCAACGGGAGCTTTGGACTACCAGACTGGTAAGCAGGTTCTGAAGATTCTGCAAGATATGTCACGTAAAAAAGGAGCCACCGTTATCATCGTGACCCATAATGCTTCGCTAGCTCCCATAGCTGATCGCGTGATTCAGATGCATGATGCCAGTGTCAAGAGTGTTGACCTCAATCCTCAACCACAGGATATTGATGATTTGGAGTATTGA
- a CDS encoding SIALI-17 repeat-containing surface protein, with protein MVLVGTKKEVSGKTDPAIHEVPEFTGGVNGAEAAVHEVPEYSGVIGTAGDEPAPVVEVPEFTGGVNGTEGAVHEVPEFTGHVNGSEGTTHQVPHFEGGVPGGEGTSHQVPEFTGRVNGSAPTTGETPAYRDEQSQVALAMSQDKTYQAPASHQNILPETGTKENATLATAGVIGALLGLFAMGKKKEDK; from the coding sequence ATTGTCTTAGTCGGAACTAAGAAAGAAGTATCTGGTAAAACAGATCCAGCTATCCATGAAGTTCCAGAATTTACAGGCGGTGTCAATGGAGCAGAAGCAGCTGTTCATGAAGTCCCAGAGTACTCAGGAGTCATTGGCACAGCAGGTGATGAGCCAGCACCAGTAGTAGAGGTTCCAGAATTTACAGGTGGTGTCAATGGCACAGAAGGTGCTGTTCATGAAGTACCTGAGTTCACTGGTCATGTAAATGGTTCAGAAGGAACTACCCACCAAGTTCCACACTTTGAAGGTGGCGTTCCTGGTGGAGAAGGAACTAGTCACCAAGTACCGGAATTTACTGGACGTGTGAATGGTTCAGCCCCAACTACAGGTGAAACACCAGCATACAGAGATGAGCAGTCACAAGTAGCTCTTGCTATGTCACAAGACAAGACTTATCAAGCGCCTGCAAGTCATCAAAATATCCTCCCTGAAACAGGTACAAAAGAAAATGCAACCCTTGCAACAGCAGGTGTTATAGGAGCACTTCTTGGTCTCTTTGCAATGGGAAAGAAAAAAGAAGACAAATAA
- a CDS encoding SMI1/KNR4 family protein, whose product MALKEVYDYFRHYDKETYQVVACMGNEPSEEDVQDFENQYGIRLPEDFREFTMSSLGGLFMEVREELWSRAKAYDVAPFWTFCRGIKVLGIANGIPDFLDIRIKTKELHDLGFVDYIPFLSIIGDGDVIFCFDKDNHIVALNWYNSGETEELECDFSELLLQQIAELEERKNEMVKLLEKGKTSQ is encoded by the coding sequence ATGGCACTAAAGGAAGTTTATGATTATTTTCGTCACTATGATAAGGAAACTTATCAAGTTGTCGCCTGCATGGGCAATGAACCATCGGAAGAAGATGTTCAGGATTTTGAAAATCAATACGGCATTCGTCTGCCAGAAGATTTCAGGGAATTCACCATGTCATCTCTGGGAGGTCTCTTTATGGAAGTCAGGGAAGAGCTATGGTCAAGAGCCAAGGCTTACGATGTAGCCCCTTTTTGGACCTTCTGCCGAGGTATCAAGGTCTTGGGGATCGCCAATGGCATCCCAGACTTCTTAGACATTCGAATAAAAACCAAGGAATTACATGATTTAGGGTTTGTTGACTATATTCCATTTCTGTCTATCATCGGGGATGGAGATGTGATTTTCTGCTTTGATAAGGACAATCATATAGTAGCTCTAAATTGGTATAATAGTGGCGAAACTGAAGAGCTTGAATGTGATTTTTCAGAGCTTTTGCTTCAGCAAATTGCCGAGTTAGAAGAACGTAAAAATGAGATGGTCAAGCTACTGGAAAAGGGGAAAACAAGTCAATAA
- a CDS encoding glycoside hydrolase family 13 protein, translating into MELTAIYHRPESEYAYLYKEGQLHIRIRTKKNDVQQVILHYGDPFIFIEDKYEAKNEMTKVTSDALFDYWQVTVSVDFARIQYLFELLDKEGQGVFYGDKGCVEHTQENLDAEGNGFKLPYIHEIDGCQVPSWVSNTVWYQIFPERFANGNPNLTPDGARAWDAEISPERDDFFGGDLQGIIDHLDYLKDLGITGLYLCPIFEATTNHKYDTTDYFEIDRHFGDKEIFRNLVEEAHKRGIKIMLDAVFNHIGDQSAQWQDVLRNGENSPYKDWFHIQEFPITEDKLKKARELPYHTFAFASYMPKLNTANPEVKDYLLRVATYWIENFDIDAWRLDVANEIDHQFWRDFRKAVLAKKPDLYILGEIWHTSQPWLQGDEFHAVMNYPLSESIKNYFLRQHKKTEQFISEINSQSMYYKQQIAEVMFNLLDSHDTERILTTAKGNVQHVKAALVFLYLQKGTPCIYYGTELALKGGPDPDCRRVMPWNRVSEDNDMLNFIKQLIKVRKEVASMIQHGSYSLQEVKPDVLALTWNYEGKEVQAIFNQSPENFVLERDSVDLASHCQLEDGHQVILPDGFVVYISE; encoded by the coding sequence ATGGAATTAACAGCCATTTATCATAGACCAGAATCAGAGTATGCTTATCTTTATAAGGAAGGTCAGCTACATATTCGAATTAGAACCAAGAAAAATGATGTCCAGCAGGTCATTCTACACTATGGTGATCCCTTTATTTTTATTGAGGATAAGTATGAAGCTAAGAATGAAATGACCAAAGTAACCTCAGACGCCTTGTTTGATTATTGGCAGGTTACAGTATCGGTTGATTTTGCACGGATTCAGTATCTCTTTGAACTTCTTGATAAGGAAGGTCAGGGAGTCTTCTACGGAGATAAGGGTTGTGTAGAACATACTCAAGAAAACTTGGATGCTGAAGGAAATGGCTTTAAACTTCCTTACATTCACGAAATCGATGGTTGCCAAGTTCCAAGCTGGGTTTCAAATACCGTTTGGTACCAGATTTTTCCAGAACGCTTTGCTAATGGAAATCCTAATTTGACTCCTGATGGAGCTCGAGCGTGGGATGCAGAGATTTCTCCTGAAAGGGATGATTTTTTTGGTGGAGATTTGCAAGGGATTATTGACCATTTAGACTATCTTAAAGATTTGGGAATCACTGGACTTTATCTATGTCCGATTTTTGAAGCTACAACCAATCACAAGTACGATACGACGGATTATTTTGAAATTGACCGTCACTTTGGAGACAAGGAAATCTTTCGTAATCTAGTCGAGGAAGCCCATAAACGGGGCATCAAAATCATGTTAGATGCAGTGTTTAACCATATCGGAGATCAGTCAGCCCAATGGCAGGATGTTCTAAGGAATGGAGAAAATTCCCCTTATAAAGATTGGTTTCATATTCAAGAATTTCCAATTACTGAGGATAAGCTTAAGAAGGCCAGAGAATTACCTTATCATACCTTTGCCTTTGCTAGCTATATGCCTAAGTTAAATACAGCTAACCCTGAAGTCAAAGACTATCTTTTGAGGGTTGCAACCTACTGGATTGAAAATTTTGATATCGATGCTTGGCGTTTGGACGTTGCAAATGAAATTGACCACCAGTTCTGGAGAGATTTCAGAAAGGCAGTTCTTGCTAAAAAGCCTGATTTGTACATATTAGGTGAAATCTGGCATACCTCACAACCTTGGCTACAAGGAGACGAGTTCCATGCTGTTATGAACTATCCACTCTCTGAAAGTATCAAGAATTATTTCTTGCGTCAGCATAAAAAGACAGAGCAGTTTATTTCAGAAATCAACAGCCAGTCTATGTACTACAAGCAACAAATTGCTGAAGTTATGTTTAACCTTTTAGATTCTCATGATACAGAGCGTATCCTCACAACTGCAAAAGGAAATGTGCAGCATGTCAAGGCAGCCCTTGTCTTCCTCTACCTTCAAAAAGGGACCCCTTGTATCTATTACGGAACAGAGCTGGCACTTAAAGGGGGACCAGACCCTGACTGCCGTCGTGTCATGCCTTGGAACCGTGTTTCTGAGGACAATGATATGCTGAATTTCATAAAGCAATTAATCAAGGTCCGTAAGGAAGTGGCAAGCATGATCCAGCATGGTTCCTATAGCTTGCAAGAAGTGAAACCAGATGTTCTAGCATTAACGTGGAACTACGAAGGGAAAGAAGTTCAGGCTATCTTTAACCAGTCTCCTGAGAATTTTGTTTTAGAAAGAGACTCTGTTGATTTAGCGAGTCATTGCCAGCTTGAAGATGGACATCAAGTCATCTTACCAGATGGATTTGTGGTCTATATTTCTGAGTAA
- a CDS encoding helix-turn-helix transcriptional regulator has translation MKNNIKQLRKSEGLRQEDMAKILGVSRQTIIAIENDKYNPTLELAMKIARLLQLHVEEIFILED, from the coding sequence ATGAAAAATAATATCAAACAGCTAAGAAAGTCTGAAGGACTACGTCAGGAAGATATGGCAAAAATATTAGGCGTTAGTCGACAAACCATTATTGCTATCGAGAATGACAAGTACAATCCTACACTTGAACTAGCAATGAAAATTGCAAGGTTGCTACAACTACATGTTGAAGAAATTTTCATTTTAGAAGATTAA
- a CDS encoding SDR family NAD(P)-dependent oxidoreductase: MSTILITGASGGLAQEMVKLLPQDQLILLGRNKEKLAQLYGNHPQAELIEIDITDAQAIEELVAELYQRYGKIDVLINNAGYGIFEDFDKISNQDIHQMFEVNTFALMNLSRLLAARMKETRKGHIINIVSMAGLIATSKSSLYSATKFAAIGFSNALRLELMPYGVYVTTVNPGPIRTGFFDQADPDGTYLKSVDRFLLEPDAVARKIVKTIGKNKRELNLPILLNLAHKFYTLFPKLADKLAGETFNYK, from the coding sequence ATGTCTACTATTCTCATTACGGGTGCCAGTGGTGGTCTAGCCCAAGAAATGGTCAAACTCTTGCCTCAAGACCAACTCATCTTGCTTGGTCGAAATAAGGAAAAATTAGCTCAACTATACGGAAATCATCCACAGGCAGAATTGATTGAAATTGATATTACCGATGCTCAAGCCATAGAAGAACTAGTTGCTGAACTCTATCAGCGTTATGGCAAGATTGATGTTTTAATTAACAACGCTGGCTACGGGATTTTTGAGGATTTTGACAAGATTTCTAATCAAGATATTCATCAAATGTTTGAGGTTAACACCTTTGCTCTCATGAATCTATCACGTTTGCTTGCAGCTCGTATGAAGGAGACTCGAAAAGGCCATATTATCAATATCGTCAGTATGGCAGGATTGATAGCGACTAGCAAGTCCAGTCTATACTCTGCGACCAAGTTTGCAGCCATTGGTTTTTCAAATGCTTTGCGCCTTGAACTCATGCCCTATGGTGTCTATGTGACAACGGTTAATCCAGGCCCGATCCGTACAGGATTTTTTGACCAAGCAGACCCAGATGGGACCTATCTCAAGTCGGTCGACCGCTTCCTACTCGAGCCAGATGCAGTAGCTAGAAAAATTGTTAAGACCATAGGTAAAAACAAACGCGAGCTCAATCTCCCAATCTTGCTCAATCTAGCCCATAAGTTTTATACCCTATTTCCCAAGCTAGCCGATAAGTTGGCTGGAGAAACCTTTAATTATAAGTGA
- the rnz gene encoding ribonuclease Z, whose amino-acid sequence MDIQFLGTGAGQPSKARNVSSLALKLLDEINEVWLFDCGEGTQNRILETTIRPRKVSKIFITHLHGDHIFGLPGFLSSRAFQANEEQTDLEIYGPQGIKSFVLTSLRVSGSRLPYKIHFHEFDQDSLGKILETDKFTVYAEELDHTIFCVGYRVMQKDLEGTLDAEKLKAAGVPFGPLFGKIKNGQDVVLEDGTEIKAADYISAPRPGKIITILGDTRKTDASVRLAVNADVLVHESTYGKGDEKIARNHGHSTNMQAAQVAVEAGAKRLLLNHISARFLSKDISKLKKDAASVFENVHVVKDLEEVEI is encoded by the coding sequence ATGGATATTCAATTTTTAGGAACGGGGGCTGGTCAGCCCTCTAAAGCCCGCAACGTTTCAAGTCTCGCCCTGAAACTCTTGGACGAGATTAACGAAGTCTGGCTCTTTGACTGTGGAGAAGGAACGCAAAATCGCATTCTGGAAACCACAATTCGACCACGTAAGGTCAGCAAAATCTTTATTACCCACCTACATGGAGACCATATTTTTGGCTTGCCAGGTTTTCTTTCTAGTCGTGCCTTTCAAGCCAATGAAGAGCAAACAGATTTGGAAATCTATGGTCCCCAAGGCATCAAGTCATTTGTCTTGACTAGTTTGCGTGTCTCTGGTTCACGCCTACCCTATAAGATTCATTTCCATGAGTTTGACCAAGATTCTCTAGGGAAAATTCTTGAAACAGATAAATTCACGGTGTATGCGGAAGAGTTGGATCACACTATTTTCTGTGTGGGTTATCGTGTCATGCAAAAGGATCTAGAAGGGACCTTGGACGCTGAAAAACTAAAGGCTGCTGGTGTACCATTTGGACCGCTTTTTGGAAAAATCAAAAACGGTCAGGATGTTGTATTAGAGGACGGCACCGAGATCAAGGCAGCAGACTACATCTCAGCTCCACGTCCAGGTAAGATTATTACTATCTTGGGTGATACTCGGAAAACGGATGCCAGTGTGCGTCTGGCTGTCAATGCGGATGTCCTTGTCCATGAATCAACTTATGGCAAGGGTGATGAGAAAATTGCCCGCAATCACGGTCACTCAACTAACATGCAGGCAGCGCAGGTCGCAGTAGAAGCAGGTGCCAAACGGCTTTTGCTCAACCACATCAGTGCCCGTTTCCTCTCAAAAGATATCAGCAAGCTCAAGAAAGACGCTGCTAGTGTCTTTGAAAATGTCCATGTGGTCAAAGACTTGGAAGAAGTGGAAATCTAG
- a CDS encoding cystathionine beta-lyase translates to MTDIKTLALKYGGYTSLDKVYLDQLLAGRSEEEQLALITPPPSVVNAYFAELYQKKSPQAATDYFAELTQELNLYNTEPSFTEESKPFIRLNLSGKSFGFCYESIGLGRIFSEYEEAITDELLFEIAQIFPHQLVFVESGKIYMKAIGEEDIVNVENLTALTDLESLADGRKRLKGYSQEDLLQEAKSFSGKFYYRSENRTAMLYID, encoded by the coding sequence ATGACTGATATCAAAACTTTGGCACTCAAGTATGGTGGCTATACAAGTCTAGACAAGGTCTATCTGGATCAACTTTTAGCTGGTAGGTCTGAAGAGGAGCAACTAGCCCTTATCACACCTCCACCCAGCGTAGTGAATGCCTACTTTGCAGAGCTTTACCAGAAAAAGAGTCCTCAGGCTGCAACAGATTATTTTGCTGAATTGACTCAGGAGCTAAACCTCTATAATACTGAACCAAGTTTTACTGAAGAAAGCAAGCCATTTATTCGCCTTAACCTATCAGGCAAGTCTTTTGGTTTTTGCTATGAGAGTATAGGTCTTGGCCGTATTTTCTCTGAATATGAGGAAGCAATTACGGATGAATTACTCTTTGAGATTGCGCAAATTTTTCCTCATCAGCTAGTTTTTGTGGAGTCTGGTAAGATTTACATGAAGGCGATTGGAGAAGAGGATATTGTTAACGTGGAAAATCTCACAGCTTTGACAGATTTGGAAAGCTTGGCAGATGGAAGAAAGCGACTCAAAGGCTACAGCCAAGAGGATTTACTACAAGAAGCTAAATCTTTCTCTGGCAAGTTTTATTACCGCTCGGAAAATAGAACTGCTATGTTATATATTGATTAA
- the hflX gene encoding GTPase HflX yields MIETEKKEERVLLVGVELQGMDNFDLSMEELASLAKTAGAVVVDSYRQKREKYDSKTFVGSGKLEEIAQMVDAEEITTVIVNNRLTPRQNVNLEEVLGVKVIDRMQLILDIFAMRARSHEGKLQVHLAQLKYLLPRLVGQGIMLSRQAGGIGSRGPGESQLELNRRSVRNQITDIERQLKVVEKNRATVREKRLESSTFKIGLIGYTNAGKSTIMNTLTSKTQYEADELFATLDATTKSIHLGGNLQVTLTDTVGFIQDLPTELVSSFKSTLEESKHVDLLVHVIDASNPYHEEHEKTVLSIMKDLDMEDIPRLTLYNKADLVENFTPTQTPYALISAKSKDSREQLQALLLDKIKEISEAFTLRVPFAKSYKIHDLESVAILEERVYQDDCEVITGYIADRNKWRLEEFYD; encoded by the coding sequence ATGATTGAAACGGAGAAAAAAGAGGAGCGAGTCCTGCTGGTTGGTGTTGAACTCCAGGGCATGGATAATTTTGACCTCTCCATGGAAGAGCTGGCTAGTCTGGCTAAGACAGCTGGTGCAGTCGTAGTGGATAGCTACAGACAAAAACGAGAAAAATACGACTCTAAAACCTTTGTCGGCTCTGGTAAGTTGGAAGAAATTGCTCAAATGGTGGACGCAGAAGAAATTACGACGGTCATCGTCAATAACCGTCTGACACCTCGACAAAATGTCAATTTAGAGGAAGTATTAGGTGTTAAGGTTATTGACCGTATGCAGTTAATCTTAGATATCTTTGCCATGAGGGCTCGAAGCCATGAAGGCAAGCTCCAAGTTCATCTTGCCCAGCTCAAGTACCTCTTGCCTCGTTTAGTCGGTCAGGGGATTATGCTCAGCCGTCAGGCAGGGGGGATTGGTTCCCGTGGACCTGGTGAAAGCCAGTTGGAACTGAACCGTCGTAGTGTTCGCAACCAGATTACAGATATCGAACGTCAACTCAAGGTAGTTGAGAAAAATCGAGCGACAGTTCGAGAAAAACGGTTGGAGTCAAGTACTTTTAAGATTGGCTTGATTGGCTATACCAATGCTGGTAAGTCAACTATCATGAACACCTTGACTAGCAAGACCCAGTATGAGGCAGATGAGCTTTTTGCAACTCTAGATGCAACGACTAAAAGCATTCATCTTGGTGGCAATCTACAGGTAACCTTGACAGATACCGTTGGATTTATCCAAGATTTGCCGACAGAGTTGGTGTCCAGTTTCAAGTCAACCTTGGAAGAAAGCAAGCATGTGGACCTTCTAGTTCATGTTATCGATGCCAGCAATCCTTACCATGAGGAACATGAAAAAACAGTTCTTTCAATTATGAAAGACTTGGACATGGAGGATATTCCTCGCTTGACCCTTTATAATAAAGCGGATTTGGTGGAGAACTTTACGCCTACTCAAACGCCATATGCATTGATTTCTGCTAAATCTAAGGATAGTCGAGAACAGTTGCAGGCTTTATTGTTGGATAAGATTAAGGAAATTTCTGAAGCATTTACCTTGCGCGTGCCTTTTGCTAAGTCCTACAAGATTCATGATTTGGAGAGTGTCGCTATCCTAGAAGAACGTGTCTACCAAGATGACTGTGAGGTCATCACTGGCTACATTGCAGATAGAAACAAATGGAGATTAGAGGAATTTTATGACTGA
- the miaA gene encoding tRNA (adenosine(37)-N6)-dimethylallyltransferase MiaA: MKTKIIVIVGPTAVGKTALAIEVAKHFNGEVVSGDSQQVYRGLDIGTAKASPEEQATVPHHLIDVREVTESYSAFDFVSEAKAAIEDIQSRGKLAIIAGGTGLYIQSLLEGYHLGGETPHEEILAYRASLDPFSDEELAHLVEQTGLEIPQFNRRRAMRALEISHFGQDLKNQESLYDPLIICLDDERSQLYERINHRVDLMFEAGLLDEAKWLFDHYPDVQAAKGIGYKELFPYFRGEQSLEEASDSLKQATRRFAKRQLTWFRNRMQVIFYQIGESGVTDRILNQIEEFLND; encoded by the coding sequence ATGAAAACAAAAATAATTGTGATTGTTGGACCGACTGCAGTTGGAAAAACAGCTCTAGCCATTGAAGTTGCTAAGCATTTTAATGGTGAAGTAGTTAGTGGAGATAGCCAACAAGTCTATCGAGGACTGGATATTGGGACAGCCAAGGCAAGTCCGGAGGAGCAGGCAACTGTCCCTCATCACTTGATTGATGTGAGAGAAGTAACCGAGTCTTACTCGGCTTTTGATTTTGTTTCAGAAGCTAAGGCAGCCATTGAGGATATTCAAAGTCGAGGTAAGCTCGCTATTATTGCAGGTGGGACAGGACTTTATATCCAGAGTCTGCTAGAAGGATATCATTTAGGTGGGGAGACACCTCATGAGGAGATTTTAGCTTATCGTGCTAGTCTAGATCCTTTTTCAGATGAGGAGTTAGCCCATCTTGTAGAGCAAACAGGCCTTGAAATTCCCCAGTTTAATCGTCGTCGTGCCATGCGTGCTTTAGAAATTTCCCATTTCGGTCAAGATTTGAAAAATCAAGAAAGTTTATATGATCCGCTGATTATTTGCTTGGATGATGAGCGGAGTCAACTCTATGAGCGAATCAACCATCGAGTGGACCTGATGTTTGAAGCTGGACTTCTAGACGAAGCCAAGTGGCTGTTTGACCATTATCCAGATGTGCAGGCTGCTAAAGGGATTGGCTACAAGGAACTCTTTCCTTATTTTCGAGGGGAGCAGAGCCTGGAGGAGGCTAGTGACAGTCTCAAACAGGCGACCCGTCGTTTTGCTAAGCGTCAGCTAACCTGGTTCCGTAATCGTATGCAGGTGATCTTTTATCAAATAGGAGAATCTGGTGTGACAGACCGTATTTTAAACCAGATTGAGGAGTTTTTAAATGATTGA
- a CDS encoding DUF3042 family protein: MAKGFAKGLVTGVAGTVAAVAGAVYAVKKKVIEPEEQKAAFIEENRKKAARRRVSR, translated from the coding sequence ATGGCTAAAGGATTCGCTAAAGGTCTTGTAACAGGTGTCGCAGGAACTGTTGCTGCAGTTGCAGGTGCAGTATACGCAGTTAAAAAGAAAGTGATCGAACCAGAAGAACAAAAAGCAGCTTTCATCGAAGAAAATCGTAAGAAGGCAGCTCGCCGTCGCGTATCACGTTAA
- a CDS encoding thymidylate synthase: MTKADTIFKENIERILNEGVFSEQARPKYKDGTVANSKYITGAFAEYDLSKGEFPITTLRPIAIKSAIKEVLWIYQDQTNSLEVLNDKYNVHYWNDWEVGDTGTIGERYGAVVKKHDIINKILKQLEANPWNRRNIISLWDYQAFEETDGLLPCAFQTMFDVRRVDGEIYLDATLTQRSNDMLVAHHINAMQYVALQMMIAKHFGWKVGKFFYFINNLHIYDNQFEQAQELLRREPSNCQPRLVLNVPDKTNFFDIKAEDFELVDYAPVKPQLKFDLAI, from the coding sequence ATGACAAAAGCAGATACGATTTTTAAAGAAAATATCGAGCGAATCCTGAATGAGGGTGTGTTTTCTGAGCAAGCTCGTCCAAAGTACAAGGATGGGACTGTTGCTAACTCCAAGTACATCACTGGAGCCTTTGCAGAGTATGATTTGTCCAAGGGTGAATTTCCCATCACAACCTTGCGTCCTATCGCTATCAAATCAGCTATTAAAGAAGTGCTTTGGATCTACCAAGATCAGACCAATAGTTTGGAAGTTCTAAATGATAAGTACAATGTTCACTACTGGAATGACTGGGAAGTAGGAGATACAGGGACAATCGGTGAGCGTTACGGGGCTGTTGTTAAAAAGCACGACATCATTAACAAGATTCTCAAACAGTTAGAAGCTAATCCTTGGAACCGTCGTAATATCATTTCACTTTGGGATTATCAGGCTTTTGAGGAGACAGATGGACTTCTCCCTTGTGCCTTTCAGACTATGTTTGATGTCCGTCGAGTAGATGGGGAAATTTATCTGGATGCAACCTTGACCCAGCGTTCTAATGATATGCTGGTGGCTCATCATATCAATGCCATGCAGTATGTAGCTCTTCAGATGATGATTGCTAAACACTTTGGTTGGAAAGTTGGGAAATTCTTCTACTTTATCAACAACCTTCACATCTATGACAATCAATTTGAACAAGCTCAGGAATTGCTTCGTCGTGAGCCTTCAAATTGCCAACCACGTTTGGTCTTGAATGTACCAGATAAGACTAATTTCTTTGATATTAAAGCAGAGGATTTTGAGTTGGTTGACTATGCTCCAGTCAAGCCACAGTTGAAGTTTGACTTGGCCATTTAA
- a CDS encoding ROK family glucokinase, whose amino-acid sequence MSQKIIGIDLGGTSIKFAILTQEGEIQEKWSIKTNILDEGSHIVDDMIETIQHRLGLLGLSAEDFRGIGMGSPGVVDREKGTVIGAYNLNWKTLQPIKEKMEKALGIPFFIDNDANVAALGERWMGAGDNQPDVVFMTLGTGVGGGIVAEGKLLHGVAGAAGELGHITVDFDQPIACTCGKKGCLETVASATGIVNLTRRYADEYEGDAELKRLIDDGEEVTAKTVFDLAKEGDDLALIVYRNFSRYLGIACANIGSILNPSTIVIGGGVSAAGEFLLQGVQKVYDENTFPQVRTTTKLALATLGNDAGVIGAASLVLQ is encoded by the coding sequence ATGAGTCAAAAGATTATTGGGATTGACCTTGGTGGAACTTCTATCAAGTTCGCTATTTTAACGCAAGAAGGAGAAATCCAAGAAAAATGGTCTATTAAGACAAACATTTTGGATGAAGGAAGCCATATCGTAGACGATATGATTGAAACTATTCAACACCGTTTGGGCTTGCTTGGATTGTCTGCTGAAGATTTCCGTGGAATTGGTATGGGGTCACCTGGTGTGGTTGACCGTGAAAAAGGGACTGTTATCGGTGCCTACAACCTCAACTGGAAAACTCTTCAACCAATCAAAGAAAAAATGGAAAAAGCCTTGGGGATTCCATTCTTTATCGACAATGACGCCAACGTGGCAGCTCTTGGTGAGCGTTGGATGGGTGCTGGTGACAACCAACCAGATGTTGTCTTTATGACACTTGGTACAGGTGTTGGTGGCGGTATCGTAGCAGAAGGTAAATTGCTTCACGGTGTTGCAGGTGCTGCTGGTGAACTTGGACACATCACAGTTGACTTTGATCAACCAATCGCATGTACTTGTGGTAAAAAAGGCTGTCTTGAGACAGTAGCTTCAGCGACAGGTATCGTTAACTTGACTCGTCGTTACGCAGATGAATACGAAGGCGATGCAGAGTTGAAACGCTTGATTGATGATGGAGAAGAAGTAACAGCTAAAACTGTCTTTGATTTGGCAAAAGAAGGAGACGACCTTGCCTTGATCGTTTACCGTAACTTCTCACGTTACTTGGGTATTGCATGTGCCAACATCGGTTCAATCCTAAACCCATCAACAATCGTTATCGGTGGTGGTGTATCAGCTGCGGGAGAATTCCTCCTTCAAGGTGTGCAAAAGGTTTATGATGAAAATACCTTCCCACAAGTTCGCACAACAACTAAACTAGCTCTTGCAACTCTAGGAAATGACGCTGGAGTGATTGGTGCTGCGTCACTTGTCTTGCAATAA